The proteins below are encoded in one region of Segatella copri:
- a CDS encoding transposase — translation MKKDEIIVLLKKQLQLANEQLQQANATVSSLTTQVNELIERIKSLEELLVQKGIAIDKANRQNKALGKLVSGKKSERQEKNPQDSMTQEEFDKKKTEQAEKRKARKNNGAKRDMHYEMKEVHVTIDPVMDAEFLKTLRLFGTRTCIRYSMEPIKFIKTVYHINTYTDGSIMYPGKTPPALLLNSSYSPSFAAGLLQMRYIYSMPVERIIKYFADNGFTLRKATANKLIARSADVLENFYKAICQVVLQQDYVSADETYHKVLLAKTKPTDKGSKKGYFWAVSAPKLGLVFFVYEDGSRSEQVILNIFSDYKGTIQSDAYAPYRKLESDAYPDIMRIACLQHVKRDFIDCGKEDKDAQEVVDILNRFYREDKKHKVGVNGWTVEDHLAYRQSYAPDILQDLLEKLEEISSRKDLLPKSTLAQAVGYALNEYNAICDIFKRGDTALDNNYIERIQRYISLSFTFAPGNKFKRIG, via the coding sequence ATGAAAAAGGACGAAATTATAGTACTTTTAAAGAAACAGCTTCAGCTTGCAAACGAACAGCTTCAGCAAGCTAATGCTACGGTGAGTTCATTGACTACACAGGTCAACGAACTCATTGAACGTATAAAGTCATTAGAAGAATTACTCGTCCAGAAAGGAATCGCCATTGACAAAGCGAATCGTCAGAACAAGGCACTCGGCAAGCTCGTTTCAGGCAAGAAGTCCGAACGTCAGGAAAAGAATCCACAAGACTCGATGACCCAGGAGGAATTTGACAAGAAGAAAACAGAGCAGGCCGAAAAGAGAAAGGCACGCAAAAACAACGGAGCCAAGCGTGACATGCATTACGAGATGAAAGAGGTGCATGTTACGATAGATCCAGTCATGGATGCAGAGTTTTTGAAGACGTTGCGTCTCTTCGGAACTCGTACCTGTATACGTTACAGCATGGAACCCATCAAATTCATCAAGACCGTGTATCACATCAACACTTATACTGATGGAAGTATCATGTATCCGGGGAAAACTCCGCCGGCTCTGTTGTTGAATTCTTCCTATTCACCTTCCTTTGCAGCAGGACTCCTGCAGATGCGATACATCTATTCCATGCCGGTAGAGCGAATCATCAAATACTTTGCCGACAATGGGTTTACGTTAAGGAAAGCCACGGCAAACAAACTGATTGCCAGAAGTGCCGATGTACTGGAAAACTTCTATAAGGCTATCTGCCAAGTAGTGTTGCAGCAGGATTATGTCTCGGCAGACGAGACATACCATAAAGTGCTGTTAGCCAAGACAAAGCCTACGGACAAGGGTTCGAAGAAAGGCTACTTCTGGGCTGTAAGTGCGCCTAAACTGGGACTTGTCTTCTTCGTATATGAGGATGGATCACGCTCTGAGCAGGTCATACTTAACATATTCTCTGATTATAAAGGTACCATACAGAGTGATGCATATGCTCCTTACCGGAAACTGGAGTCGGATGCTTATCCTGACATTATGAGAATCGCCTGCCTGCAGCATGTCAAGAGAGATTTCATCGACTGCGGCAAGGAAGACAAGGATGCTCAGGAGGTCGTAGATATCCTCAACAGATTTTATCGAGAAGACAAAAAACATAAGGTTGGGGTAAATGGATGGACCGTTGAAGACCATCTAGCCTATCGGCAGTCATATGCACCGGACATTTTGCAGGATTTATTGGAGAAACTGGAGGAAATATCTTCCAGGAAAGATTTGCTGCCCAAGTCTACCTTGGCGCAGGCGGTCGGCTATGCCCTTAATGAATATAATGCCATTTGTGACATCTTCAAAAGAGGTGATACGGCTCTCGATAACAACTACATTGAGAGAATCCAGAGATACATATCACTATCTTTTACCTTTGCACCTGGAAACAAGTTTAAACGAATTGGTTAA
- the tnpB gene encoding IS66 family insertion sequence element accessory protein TnpB (TnpB, as the term is used for proteins encoded by IS66 family insertion elements, is considered an accessory protein, since TnpC, encoded by a neighboring gene, is a DDE family transposase.), with amino-acid sequence MFGLNENTQYYVCQRYVRMNMGINGLYQIVRTEMELPPLGGAVFIFFSKNRQQVKMLKWDGDGFLLYQKRLERGTFELPFFDPQSKQCKMPYKTLSAIMSGICLKSMRYRKRLNL; translated from the coding sequence ATGTTTGGATTAAACGAAAACACCCAGTATTACGTCTGCCAGCGATATGTCCGAATGAACATGGGCATAAATGGCCTGTACCAGATTGTGAGGACGGAGATGGAGCTGCCGCCACTCGGTGGTGCCGTCTTCATCTTCTTCTCCAAGAACCGCCAGCAGGTAAAAATGCTAAAATGGGATGGCGACGGTTTCTTGCTGTATCAGAAGCGACTGGAGCGAGGAACCTTTGAATTACCATTCTTTGATCCCCAAAGCAAACAATGCAAAATGCCGTACAAGACGCTATCTGCCATCATGAGCGGAATTTGCCTGAAAAGTATGAGATATAGGAAACGGCTTAATCTATAG
- a CDS encoding DUF4974 domain-containing protein has protein sequence MSKTMTNMSKEEKRMMLFDMQEHPGKYTDEQVERLLADEEVKEFFHELVMARMAGKKANPKEVDVDEAWKEFVQAHHEDKLAIDASKSKSAYRNRMKIAASIVGIIFLSGVALAAIHNGWLGFPASDQTADNKAVNEQMATTQALTNDSLRAATAENKDSLDMKPVVFDDAELGAILAQLSGFYHVKVEYVDAGAQHIRLFFNWNKTKTLEQNLEILNAFDRIQIEYADGTLVVK, from the coding sequence ATGAGCAAGACAATGACAAACATGAGTAAAGAAGAAAAGCGGATGATGCTCTTTGACATGCAGGAGCATCCCGGTAAATATACCGACGAGCAGGTGGAGCGCCTGCTTGCCGATGAGGAAGTGAAGGAGTTTTTCCATGAACTGGTGATGGCGAGAATGGCTGGCAAGAAAGCCAATCCGAAGGAGGTGGATGTGGATGAGGCTTGGAAGGAGTTTGTGCAGGCTCATCACGAGGATAAGTTGGCGATAGATGCCAGCAAATCTAAGAGCGCTTATCGCAACCGGATGAAGATTGCCGCATCCATCGTCGGCATCATCTTCCTTTCGGGGGTAGCCTTGGCTGCGATTCACAATGGTTGGTTGGGATTCCCGGCTTCTGATCAGACAGCGGATAACAAAGCTGTGAACGAACAGATGGCAACAACCCAGGCGCTGACGAACGACAGTCTTCGTGCTGCAACAGCTGAGAATAAGGATTCGCTCGATATGAAGCCTGTGGTGTTTGACGATGCAGAATTGGGAGCCATCCTGGCTCAGCTATCCGGTTTCTATCATGTTAAGGTGGAGTATGTGGATGCCGGTGCCCAGCACATCCGTCTCTTCTTCAACTGGAACAAGACGAAGACTTTGGAGCAGAACCTGGAGATATTGAATGCTTTCGACCGCATACAGATAGAATATGCTGATGGCACATTGGTGGTGAAATAA
- a CDS encoding sigma-70 family RNA polymerase sigma factor has translation MNRKKDIEQLFRQHYAKMYNLARCILSDDDESKDVVSEVFAQILADDVVLVPGSEEGYLMRSVRNRCLNLIAHKSVKERVAKLLLDGADVILSEETDERLDRLMLLIEDLEPPIRQLIFRLRYLQEKSYQEVADEVGVSKVTVFNHLSKAMDWIKKQFK, from the coding sequence ATGAACAGAAAAAAGGACATAGAACAGTTATTTCGTCAGCATTACGCGAAGATGTACAATCTGGCCAGATGCATTCTTTCGGATGATGACGAGAGCAAGGATGTGGTGAGCGAAGTATTCGCCCAGATTCTTGCCGATGATGTGGTTCTGGTGCCTGGGAGTGAGGAAGGTTACTTGATGCGGAGCGTCCGCAACCGCTGTCTCAACCTGATAGCTCATAAGAGCGTGAAGGAAAGGGTGGCGAAGCTGCTGCTGGATGGTGCCGACGTGATTCTCTCGGAAGAGACCGACGAGCGACTCGACCGGCTGATGCTTCTCATCGAAGACCTGGAACCGCCTATCCGGCAACTCATTTTCCGTCTGCGCTATCTTCAGGAGAAATCTTATCAAGAGGTGGCTGATGAAGTGGGAGTGAGCAAGGTGACGGTGTTCAACCATCTCTCGAAGGCGATGGACTGGATTAAGAAACAATTTAAATGA
- a CDS encoding radical SAM protein: MSTIIYPSPIFGPVNSRRLGVSLGINLMPSDGKVCSFDCVYCECGFNADFRPKKKRPTREEVREGLEKVLKERHDNNQPLDDITFAGNGEPTGHPDFKGIVEDTMELCKKYFPEAQVSVLSNATYIYKEEVREALMLVDNNILKLDTVDMDYIKKLDRPQQPNYDVKDVIKYLKMFKGHVIIQTMFLRGDGLDNTSEHFVAPWLEAVKDIQPQQVMVYTIARETPDKLLEKAPKEVLDAIKERVEALGIKCTASY; the protein is encoded by the coding sequence ATGTCAACGATTATTTATCCATCACCGATATTCGGTCCGGTAAACTCCCGCCGTCTGGGAGTTTCATTGGGCATCAACCTCATGCCATCTGATGGCAAGGTCTGTTCATTCGACTGCGTTTATTGCGAATGCGGATTCAACGCCGACTTCCGTCCTAAGAAAAAGCGCCCTACCCGCGAGGAGGTAAGAGAAGGATTGGAGAAGGTTCTGAAAGAGCGCCACGACAACAACCAGCCTCTGGACGACATCACCTTCGCCGGAAACGGTGAACCTACGGGGCACCCAGACTTCAAGGGCATCGTGGAAGATACGATGGAACTCTGCAAGAAATATTTCCCTGAAGCACAAGTATCCGTACTCAGCAACGCCACCTATATATATAAGGAGGAAGTGAGAGAGGCGCTGATGCTCGTGGATAACAACATCCTGAAACTGGATACCGTGGATATGGATTACATCAAGAAGCTGGACCGCCCTCAGCAGCCTAACTACGACGTGAAGGATGTAATCAAATATCTGAAGATGTTTAAGGGGCACGTCATCATCCAGACCATGTTCCTGAGAGGTGACGGTTTGGACAATACCAGCGAGCATTTCGTAGCTCCTTGGCTGGAGGCAGTGAAAGACATCCAGCCTCAGCAGGTAATGGTTTATACCATCGCCCGCGAAACACCAGACAAGTTGCTGGAAAAGGCACCAAAGGAAGTTCTCGATGCCATCAAGGAGCGTGTAGAGGCTCTGGGCATCAAGTGTACAGCCAGCTATTAA
- a CDS encoding bifunctional hydroxymethylpyrimidine kinase/phosphomethylpyrimidine kinase, producing the protein MKAKSNILIISDMCGYGKVSAAVQMPILSYMGLDVFNLPTMLISNTFPYGKYAILECTSYIEEALQKWNELGIHFDAITTGFMASERQAKLVARYCREQAALGTDIYVDPVMGDYGKLYGGASESTVRCMKEMLSVSHLCFPNYTEACLLTDSEYKEEGISEKDAYELIDKLRAIGSHSVLITSCIVEGQHAVVGFNHLTKEYFLLPYEEIPVQFPGTGDIFSSIIVGRLKDGDQLRHATRIAMDTLRNWIDINKDDKDKNRGIPIERHLGDL; encoded by the coding sequence ATGAAAGCGAAAAGTAATATCCTTATTATCAGCGACATGTGTGGCTACGGAAAGGTATCTGCCGCAGTTCAGATGCCTATCCTCTCTTATATGGGACTCGATGTGTTCAATCTGCCCACCATGCTCATCAGTAACACCTTCCCATACGGCAAGTATGCCATTCTGGAATGCACTTCGTATATCGAGGAAGCCTTGCAGAAGTGGAACGAACTGGGCATTCATTTTGATGCCATCACCACGGGTTTCATGGCTTCGGAGCGTCAGGCTAAGCTGGTGGCACGTTATTGCAGAGAACAGGCAGCACTGGGCACCGACATCTATGTGGATCCCGTGATGGGCGATTACGGCAAGCTCTATGGTGGAGCCAGTGAGAGTACCGTGAGATGCATGAAGGAGATGCTGAGCGTATCGCATCTCTGTTTTCCCAACTATACCGAGGCTTGTCTGCTGACGGATTCGGAATACAAGGAAGAGGGAATCTCGGAGAAGGATGCCTATGAACTGATAGATAAACTGAGAGCCATCGGTTCCCACTCCGTACTCATCACCTCGTGCATCGTAGAGGGTCAGCATGCCGTAGTAGGTTTCAATCATCTTACAAAAGAGTATTTCCTCCTGCCCTACGAAGAAATCCCCGTTCAGTTCCCGGGCACCGGCGACATCTTCTCCAGCATCATCGTGGGCAGACTGAAGGATGGCGATCAGCTTCGCCATGCCACCCGCATCGCCATGGATACCCTGCGCAACTGGATAGACATCAACAAGGATGACAAGGACAAGAACCGAGGTATTCCGATAGAAAGGCATCTGGGGGACTTGTAG
- a CDS encoding DMT family transporter — translation MEKKETNTLSIFQRPVWVSLFALTAAISWGWAYPLIKMGMEEYQITADMTGSKMLFAGIRFFISGIIILAIARSSHREFGFKKKAVQENVWFLLLYALLNTTLHYAFFYFGLSHNAGARSAILNSMSVFTVVILACIFFKSDRMTWQKALGCIIGFLGILALNLGGKESGSFTFLGDGMIILNALCGASASLLTRGLSKRVDVFVGTGYSLSIGGALLVIPALLMGGYLPVISLWGITILLLLIAISTISFALYNKLLSCNPVGKVAIYNSLIPVVGAITSCLCLGETFYWKYLIAGALATAGIYIINKGKK, via the coding sequence ATGGAAAAGAAAGAAACAAATACACTCAGTATATTTCAGCGACCGGTATGGGTAAGCCTGTTCGCCCTTACGGCTGCTATCTCGTGGGGATGGGCTTACCCATTGATAAAAATGGGAATGGAGGAATATCAGATTACAGCAGACATGACCGGAAGCAAGATGCTTTTTGCCGGCATCCGCTTCTTCATCTCCGGCATCATCATCCTTGCCATCGCAAGAAGTTCACACCGTGAATTCGGATTCAAGAAGAAAGCTGTTCAAGAAAATGTCTGGTTCCTTCTCCTCTATGCACTCCTCAACACCACCCTTCATTATGCCTTCTTCTATTTCGGACTCTCGCATAATGCAGGAGCACGTTCGGCGATACTCAATTCTATGAGCGTCTTCACGGTGGTTATCCTTGCCTGTATCTTCTTCAAGAGCGACAGGATGACGTGGCAAAAGGCATTGGGCTGCATCATCGGATTCCTAGGCATCCTAGCCTTGAACCTTGGCGGAAAGGAAAGCGGTAGTTTCACTTTCCTGGGCGATGGTATGATTATCCTCAACGCCCTGTGTGGAGCCAGTGCTTCCCTGCTGACCCGAGGATTGAGCAAGAGAGTGGATGTTTTCGTAGGAACCGGTTATTCGCTGAGTATCGGTGGAGCCTTGCTGGTGATTCCTGCATTGTTAATGGGTGGCTATCTGCCAGTCATCAGCCTCTGGGGCATCACCATCCTTCTGCTGCTCATTGCCATCTCAACCATCAGTTTCGCTCTCTACAATAAACTATTGAGCTGCAATCCCGTAGGAAAGGTAGCAATATACAATTCGCTCATCCCCGTAGTAGGAGCCATCACCTCCTGCCTCTGTCTTGGTGAAACCTTCTACTGGAAGTATCTGATAGCAGGCGCATTGGCTACTGCCGGAATTTATATCATCAATAAAGGGAAGAAATAA
- a CDS encoding helix-turn-helix domain-containing protein, with product MKLKAYHSILIFAILVMSAAFSSVSNYRKAQYAIVQDMNKALALTLQENKYQWITPDTIQSYRSHLSIDLLKSTSNLCYVMEDRRRGKNNFQLVNSANLLSSKEMLLNEHSIQSYANCSMADVLSMSNQRTSLTLTLMAMIWAIASLYYHRRKQPWNHEADMFGTMCYSQDEDSFYNQESGQAIKFTPMQHQLMQLFFNNTHHQLSKQEICDALWPKKPDASETLYTLIRRIKPVIEQNSNLMIESERGKSYRLIIR from the coding sequence ATGAAACTGAAAGCATATCATTCCATCCTCATCTTCGCCATCCTTGTGATGTCTGCGGCATTCTCCAGCGTAAGCAACTACCGCAAGGCACAGTATGCCATTGTACAAGATATGAACAAAGCTTTGGCTCTGACTCTTCAGGAAAATAAATATCAATGGATTACGCCTGATACCATCCAGAGCTACCGCTCACATCTCAGCATCGACCTGCTGAAGTCGACCAGTAATCTCTGCTATGTGATGGAAGACAGAAGAAGAGGCAAGAACAATTTCCAGCTGGTAAATAGCGCCAACCTGCTCAGCAGCAAAGAGATGCTCCTCAACGAGCATTCTATCCAAAGTTATGCCAACTGTTCGATGGCAGATGTTTTGAGTATGAGCAACCAGCGGACATCTTTGACGCTTACCCTCATGGCTATGATTTGGGCAATTGCATCGCTATACTATCATCGCAGAAAACAACCCTGGAATCATGAGGCCGATATGTTCGGCACCATGTGCTATTCTCAAGACGAGGATTCCTTCTACAATCAGGAAAGCGGACAAGCCATCAAGTTTACTCCGATGCAGCACCAACTGATGCAACTCTTCTTCAACAATACGCATCATCAACTCTCCAAACAGGAGATTTGTGATGCTCTTTGGCCCAAGAAACCGGATGCCAGCGAAACGCTCTATACCTTGATTCGCCGTATCAAACCGGTGATTGAGCAGAATAGCAACCTCATGATTGAGTCGGAAAGAGGCAAGTCTTATCGACTGATTATCAGATAA